One window of the Brachyhypopomus gauderio isolate BG-103 unplaced genomic scaffold, BGAUD_0.2 sc46, whole genome shotgun sequence genome contains the following:
- the LOC143487063 gene encoding vitelline membrane outer layer protein 1-like isoform X2 — MYGTKSRIETLCILSLFKQASLLSEIYKRLLLHAYSGNSLNSVSAKPIKNIFTSSTTMHQFSITTVSLLGFFIGLNSGDESGGIERTTTGLIAVTNGQAWGSWGDAEVCPLGTYATGFSLKVEPSQGSGDDTAMNGVALRCTTPLYSDWSYVAYSTVRSETGSWGKWTRNKWCTNGHLVAFQLQVEGSQQDGDDTAANNIRFKCSDGEVLEGDGMSWGSWGSWSPTCPGKGICGIETKVELPQGDDDDTALNDVHFYCCR; from the exons ATGTATGGAACGAAGAGTCGAATTGAGACACTGTGTATCTTATCACTCTTCAAACAAGCCAGTCTTCTGTCTGAAATTTATAAACGGCTGCTACTTCATGCTTATTCAGGCAACTCTCTGAACAGCGTGTCTGCAAAGCCAATAAAGAATATTTTCACCTCATCTACCACCATGCACCAGTTCTCCATCACCACTGTGTCTCTGCTTGGGTTCTTCATTGGGTTAAACAGTGGTGATGAGAGTGGAGGGATTGAGAGGACCACCACAGGACTGATCGCTGTGACTAATGGACAGGCTTGGGGATCATGGGGCGATGCAGAGGTGTGTCCACTGGGCACCTACGCTACAGGCTTTAGTCTTAAG GTTGAGCCTTCGCAGGGGTCTGGGGATGACACGGCCATGAACGGAGTTGCCCTTCGCTGTACAACACCACTCTACAGTGATTGGTCATATGTGGCCTATTCCACAGTGAGATCTGAAACAGGAAG TTGGGGAAAATGGACCAGAAATAAGTGGTGCACAAATGGACATCTGGTGGCTTTTCAGCTGCAAGTAGAGGGATCTCAGCAGGATGGTGATGACACTGCTGCTAACAACATAAG GTTCAAATGCAGTGATGGTGAAGTTCTGGAAGGTGATGGCATGTCCTGGGGGAGCTGGGGGTCATGGAGCCCAACCTGCCCTGGGAAGGGCATCTGTGGTATCGAAACAAAGGTTGAGCTCCCTCAGGGAGACGATGATGACACCGCTCTCAACGATGTCCATTTCTACTGCTGCAGATAA
- the LOC143487063 gene encoding interferon-inducible GTPase 5-like isoform X1, with amino-acid sequence MANQDPDVTEVLQASGQPTLKRAAEQAQEHVDRLFKVSLHIAVTGETGAEKSFINVIRGLGDEDEGAAETGVAETTTQPTPYHHPTMPNVTFWNLPGIGSPNFKAKTYLKDVKFDTYDLFLIISSERFRESHIMLAKQILNMKKKVYFIRSKIDNDIRAEEGRKGFDREKLLSKIRANCQDSLNDFGNPQIFLISSKRLKDFDFERLCDAIISDLPSIKQSALLQSVPVSSMVMLEKKIRVFEKAAWAAALVSGAVAVAPVLGLSVACDTGILLAFFTRCYYSFGLDDKSLKKLSEQVNKPSLKHLIKSPLVLALASKSAARLRLSSLSGGAAVEYLCSLVPGVGSAVAAVVSFSLTHRLLRNGLKELADTARTVLTQAGLQ; translated from the coding sequence ATGGCCAATCAGGACCCTGACGTAACTGAAGTCCTTCAGGCATCAGGACAACCCACTTTAAAAAGAGCAGCTGAACAGGCTCAAGAACATGTTGACAGGTTGTTTAAAGTCTCACTTCACATTGCTGTGACGGGTGAAACAGGAGCAGAAAAGTCTTTTATCAATGTGATTAGAGGTCTgggtgatgaagatgaaggtgCAGCTGAAACTGGAGTTGCTGAAACCACCACACAACCAACCCCTTACCATCACCCCACAATGCCCAATGTGACATTTTGGAACCTGCCTGGAATTGGAAGTCCAAACTTTAAGGCAAAGACGTACCTTAAAGACGTTAAATTTGACACCTATGACTTGTTTCTCATTATCTCATCAGAGAGGTTCAGAGAGAGTCACATCATGCTCGCTAAACAGATCCTGAACATGAAGAAGAAGGTTTACTTCATCAGGTCAAAGATAGACAACGACATCCGGGCAGAAGAAGGGAGGAAGGGTTTTGACAGAGAGAAACTGCTCTCAAAGATCAGAGCAAACTGTCAGGACAGCTTGAATGATTTTGGAAACCCCCAAATATTCCTCATATCCTCTAAACGTTTAAAGGACTTTGATTTTGAAAGGCTTTGTGATGCCATCATATCAGATCTTCCATCAATAAAGCAAAGTGCTCTGCTGCAGTCTGTGCCTGTCAGCTCCATGGTGATGTTGGAGAAGAAGATACGTGTGTTTGAGAAGGCGGCGTGGGCAGCCGCATTGGTCTCAGGTGCAGTTGCTGTGGCTCCCGTGCTTGGACTCTCAGTAGCATGTGACACAGGCATTTTACTGGCTTTCTTCACCAGGTGCTATTACTCTTTTGGCCTTGATGACAAGTCACTCAAAAAACTCTCAGAACAAGTGAACAAACCGTCTCTGAAACATCTGATCAAGTCTCCTCTCGTGTTGGCCCTGGCATCCAAATCAGCAGCAAGACTGCGACTGTCCTCATTATCAGGAGGAGCCGCGGTGGAGTACCTGTGCAGTCTGGTGCCTGGAGTGGGCAGCGCTGTAGCAGCAGTGGTGTCGTTTAGTTTAACACACAGACTCCTGCGGAACGGACTGAAAGAGCTGGCAGATACAGCACGAACTGTGCTGACACAGGCAGGACTACAGTAA